Sequence from the Corallococcus sp. EGB genome:
CGACGCCGCGATCGCATGGGGCGTCCTGTTCCACCTGACCCACGAAGCGCAGGAACAGGCGATCGCCCGGGTCGCGAGGGCATTGAAACGTGGCGCCGCGTTCCTCTTCACCTCGGGCGATTCCCACGGCTCCGTGGACGGCGCGCCGATGAATGGCGTCCCGTTCCGCTATTACTCGTACAGCGTCGACGGGTATCGCGACCTGCTGCGCGCGCACGGGCTCACGCTGGAGGCGACGCACACGGACGCTGGCGGGAACGCCTACTACCTGGCGCGCAAGACGGGGTGAGCCGGCGTCCCGCCAGCCGTTACAGGCGGCGCCAGCTAACCCTCATGCGTCGCTCTCTCAAAGCGGCGATCCGGCACCAGCCACATCAGCGCGGCCAGCACGTAGATCGCCTCGGATACATACCCGTTGAGAAAGGCGCTGATGATGCCGACCAGATAGAGGATGGGTGAGATCTTGCCCTTGAGATCGCGCCCGACCGCCAGCGCCAGTGGCGACTTCCGGCCGTGGGTCACCACCATGAGGGTTTGCAGCACCCACCAGGCGAAGGCACACATCAGGAGCACGAAGCCGTAGAGCGCCAGCGGCACGGACGAGAAATGGTTTTCGCCCATCCAGCCGGTGGCGAAGGGGATCAGCGACAGCCAGAACAACAAGTGCAGGTTCGCCCACAGCAGGCCGCCGGTGACATGGGTGGTGGTGTGCAAGAGGTGATGGTGGTTGTTCCAGTAGATGCCGATGTAGATGAAGCTGAGCACGTAGCTGAGGAAGACGGGAATCAGTGGCCGCAGGTCGGCCAGCTCGCTGCCGTGCGGCACCTTGAGCTCCAGCACCATGATGGTGATGATGATGGCGATGACGCCGTCGCTGAACGCTTCCAGCCGGTGCCTGTCCATGCTTCCCCCTTGCACGATTCGAGTCCGCCGCCGGTCGGCCCTGCCTGTCAGGTCGGGACGCCAGCGGCGTGGGGCCAGGACCGGCGGAACGGGCGCTCGCTCGCGTGCCGGCAGAGCGGGAAGGGTCAGGTCCGCTCGGCAAGACGGTTCAAGGTGTCCAGGTCCTCGGTGCTCAGGGCGAGCGCGGCACTGGCGAGGTTCTGCCTGAGGTGGGTGACTGACGACGTGCCTGGGATGAGGAGCACGTTGGGGGAGCGGTGCAGGAGCCAGGCAAGCGCAACCTGCATCGGTGTCGCGACCAGCCGCGCGGCCACGTCGTTCAGCGCGCTCGACTGCAACGGAGTGAACCCGCCCAGTGGAAAGAACGGCACGTAGGCCGTCCCCCAGGCCGCGAGCTGGTCGATCAGGGCGTCGTCACGCCGGTGCGTCAGGTTGTAGTGGTTCTGCACGCAGACGATGTCGGCGATCTTGCGCCCCTCGGAGACCTGCGCCGGTGTGACGTTGCTCAAGCCGATGTGGCGGATGAGGCCGCGCTGCTGAAGCTCCGCGAGCGCGGTGAGCGGCGCTTCGATCGAGCCCTCCGCCGGGCCCTCGGCGCTGAACATCGCGCGGAGGTTCACGACGTCGAGCACATCGAGC
This genomic interval carries:
- a CDS encoding class I SAM-dependent methyltransferase; this encodes MHEYDLIADWYASHRAGPMGVPEVTALAAALPAGALVLDVGCGTGLPLTRVLLEHGCHVLGVESSREMLARFQANFPHVPVLCAPIQSCALQERAFDAAIAWGVLFHLTHEAQEQAIARVARALKRGAAFLFTSGDSHGSVDGAPMNGVPFRYYSYSVDGYRDLLRAHGLTLEATHTDAGGNAYYLARKTG
- a CDS encoding TMEM175 family protein, which codes for MDRHRLEAFSDGVIAIIITIMVLELKVPHGSELADLRPLIPVFLSYVLSFIYIGIYWNNHHHLLHTTTHVTGGLLWANLHLLFWLSLIPFATGWMGENHFSSVPLALYGFVLLMCAFAWWVLQTLMVVTHGRKSPLALAVGRDLKGKISPILYLVGIISAFLNGYVSEAIYVLAALMWLVPDRRFERATHEG
- a CDS encoding aldo/keto reductase family oxidoreductase, translating into MAHNQISGSYRLGTHTVRRVGYGAMQLAGPGVFGPPKDRKAAVAVLQEAIAQGVDHLDTSDIYGPHVTNQLIREALHPYRDGLVIATKVGAVRGPHGSWEPAFSTADLERAVHDNLRNLGLDVLDVVNLRAMFSAEGPAEGSIEAPLTALAELQQRGLIRHIGLSNVTPAQVSEGRKIADIVCVQNHYNLTHRRDDALIDQLAAWGTAYVPFFPLGGFTPLQSSALNDVAARLVATPMQVALAWLLHRSPNVLLIPGTSSVTHLRQNLASAALALSTEDLDTLNRLAERT